From the Candidatus Micrarchaeota archaeon genome, the window GGGCGGGATGAACATATCACCGGATTCCACATGACTGAAACTACCGTTAATACCTAATACGCAGTAACCTGATGAAGGATGACCCCGGAGCATCTCAACCCCTACGAAGTGGCCATTAGGCAATCCGTATAATATCCCTCCGTCACCCTCTGAAGATGTTGAGGAATCGAACACAACACTATCGTCTTCAAGTATCTGATAATCCGATTCTGAAGACCTGTAGAAATAGTAATCATGCCCGTCAAAACTACCCAAGAACAACCTCTCCCCCACGTCTACGGAAGTATATCCTTCCGGACATTCGGCAGTACAACTTCCGATCTTATCAAAATAATCTGGGTCATCCGGTTCGGACGTGTCGTAGGTGGTGTTTATGAAAGTATTAACCCCAGTTGTATCATAAATATCAAGAGAACGGTTATGATAATAATTAAAACATACCCGATTATTTATGAAGGTATTGTTTACAGGTGATCCTGCCAAACTAATAGAGATACCTTTTTCACTATTGTTTAGCACGGTGTTATTCGTAATAACATTGGATCTCGCATTAATATAAAGATATATCCCAGATCCAAGATTTGAAGTTATATTATTGGAAATTACACTATCGTTAGAACCATCAAGAAGAACACCGTCTAAGTTGTTAAAACTGATGTCATTTTTTATTATCATATTATTAGAGAAAGAACCTGAGGTGGTGTGGACTTCAAAAATTCCGTAATTATTTCCATAAATTTTATTTCCAACAAGAATATTATCAGATCCGGAAACAAAAATCCCACTTCTGGTGTTGTTATAGAGATGCGTATTGTTTACAATATTATGCCTCACAGGATCCGGTAAATAATAAAGGTATATCCCATTCTTAAAACCAGAGATCTCAACATTTTCAATAACAACATAATCCCCAACACTATAAATACCATCTAACTCGGGTCGTCCCATCATAGAATGATCCATCCCATCTAAAGTTACATTATTAGAAAGAATATGTATACAACTTGATGACGAATTAGGAATATGAGATACAACTATATCACTACACAACACGTAATCTCCCGGTTCGGTAATATCGGTACAATCGTAAATACAGGTTACGTTCATCTCATCAACACACAGAGATACTTCTGATGAAGGTCCGACCGGCCGGACAGGACGGGAGATCGCACCAGGTATTGTAGGTTGACTACTCCCCTGAGAAACGTTCCCAACATCCAGTAATGAGAAAGTATACTTAACAGCCGGAGAAGTTTTCTCTTTACCGACCCTTTTATGCGAAACGTAGGTGAACCTCTCCCCCTCAGTCAGGTTGAACATCTCCTTCTTCCCGGCCGATTTGTCGTAAACCACAAACCTAAACCTGCCATCCTTCGTCATACCGAGATAATCAATCTCCAACCCGTCCACAACCCGTTCCTTAACCCGGTCCGAGAAGGTAAAGGTATGATCACACACGCCTTCCTTACTACCCAACACGACCTTAGTTTCTGGTCCCTCATACTTAACCAGATAACCAACGAACGGTCGGATCACCTTAGTGGGCTGATATTTCCCCTGGGAATACTCATACACATCTAACTTATATTTGCCCCTGCCGACCCGAGCATCCAAGGTCTCACGGACCTCGTCAACCGACACCTCAGAACTCGGTCCGCCTAAAAACTGGGTGCCTGGGGACAATTTCCATGTCACCGAACTAACGGGCGAACCGCACACCTCCACTTTTCTGTATCCTTCGGAATACGCCCAATACCCGGTTCCGGGTACAAACTCTCTAACCGTTACGTATTTCCCATCCGCTAAAGCGTACACCTTTATCACTGACGGTAACACTACCGAATCCATCGGAAAACTGACAAGGTTCCAACCCTTATCCAGGTACAAACTCTCGCACGAGCCGGACCCTTTCTGAACAGGAATGAGGATGTTACCGGTTCCGTCGGAAGTGTGTCGAACCGAAACAGGAACTTTAGACGGCGCTTCGTAAGCACTCACAAAAACAGAGATCACGACGAGCAACAGCATAACCTTCTTATACATCATGGACTCACCCACTGAACTTCACAAGTAACTTTAAGAGAAGAGGTTTTTTTAAAAACTTTTCCGAATGACGTTGAGGGTTATATAAAGAACCTTTACCTCTCTTGAGAAAGGTCAGAACTCTATCTTCTTGATCATCTCCAACGCCTTCTTGGACACAAGATAACTCCCCGCAAACACGATAACACCCGGCGCACCGACAAACGGTATCGCTGCCGCTCCTGCGAGTAGACCTGCTGCCTCGGGTGAATCGAGGAACCTGATGATCTTGGAGATGTTCTTCTCTATATTCTTCGTAAACGGATTGATCTCCATGATCTTCTTGCCTTCTTTGTATATCCTCACTACTTTATCCTGTTCGGACGCCAACACCGCAATAGCACCGCGTTCGGAAGCGCCTTTTGCAGCGGAATGTCTGGTACCGTACCCCTTCTCGGTTTTAGTGTTCAGTATTCGGGCACCGTAAGCTTTCACCCTACCCGAAGGGTCGATGATAACCGCACCGTCCACACATGCGAGTTTGGACAGTACCTCTTTCATACCCGGTTCGAATACGGATACTTTATTTCTTTTGAAGAAGTTCGGGAAATGACATTTGTAATCCCTTCCTTCTTTCAATCCGCCCAACACAAGAAGACAACCTTCACCTTTCCGCGCAACGTTGATCGCGATATCCAGAGCAACCTGTTCGACACGGTCTTCACCCTTTTCCTTTTTGTTCTTTGTACGACGTGTAGTTTTTTCAATGGATTTCTTCCCATGTCTCTTGGATGCCATTTCCGATACCTCCGACAAAAATTTTTATCAGAAAGTTTTTACCTCATGATTCTAAAATTTAACTTTCAAAATAATTAGGAAAGGCAAATGTTTTAAATATGTTTACGGAGAGTACCATCTGAAGAAGTCCAGGTGTTAAATAAAGTCCAGGTCAATGTTTAGAACGGGGTGAAAGGAGATGTACGGAGGATACGAATATATCGACACCAAGTACAGACCGTCAAAGGACGATTTCATCGTATTGATGTGGGTTTCTGGAGAATATCCGTTGGAGAAACTCGCTGAAGGAATAGCGGCGGAATCGTCGGTGGGCACGTGGACAAGGATAAAGACGATGAATAGGAAGGTTTTCAAAAGATATCGGGCACGGGTATTCAAACTCGTGAAGGTCACTGGTACTTCGGGTTTCATATACATCGCCTATCCTTACGAACATTTCGATGCTAAGAATCTGTTACAGTTTCAGGCAAGCGTTATGGGAAACATATTCGGGCTTAAAGA encodes:
- a CDS encoding right-handed parallel beta-helix repeat-containing protein; this translates as MMYKKVMLLLVVISVFVSAYEAPSKVPVSVRHTSDGTGNILIPVQKGSGSCESLYLDKGWNLVSFPMDSVVLPSVIKVYALADGKYVTVREFVPGTGYWAYSEGYRKVEVCGSPVSSVTWKLSPGTQFLGGPSSEVSVDEVRETLDARVGRGKYKLDVYEYSQGKYQPTKVIRPFVGYLVKYEGPETKVVLGSKEGVCDHTFTFSDRVKERVVDGLEIDYLGMTKDGRFRFVVYDKSAGKKEMFNLTEGERFTYVSHKRVGKEKTSPAVKYTFSLLDVGNVSQGSSQPTIPGAISRPVRPVGPSSEVSLCVDEMNVTCIYDCTDITEPGDYVLCSDIVVSHIPNSSSSCIHILSNNVTLDGMDHSMMGRPELDGIYSVGDYVVIENVEISGFKNGIYLYYLPDPVRHNIVNNTHLYNNTRSGIFVSGSDNILVGNKIYGNNYGIFEVHTTSGSFSNNMIIKNDISFNNLDGVLLDGSNDSVISNNITSNLGSGIYLYINARSNVITNNTVLNNSEKGISISLAGSPVNNTFINNRVCFNYYHNRSLDIYDTTGVNTFINTTYDTSEPDDPDYFDKIGSCTAECPEGYTSVDVGERLFLGSFDGHDYYFYRSSESDYQILEDDSVVFDSSTSSEGDGGILYGLPNGHFVGVEMLRGHPSSGYCVLGINGSFSHVESGDMFIPP
- a CDS encoding diadenylate cyclase; amino-acid sequence: MASKRHGKKSIEKTTRRTKNKKEKGEDRVEQVALDIAINVARKGEGCLLVLGGLKEGRDYKCHFPNFFKRNKVSVFEPGMKEVLSKLACVDGAVIIDPSGRVKAYGARILNTKTEKGYGTRHSAAKGASERGAIAVLASEQDKVVRIYKEGKKIMEINPFTKNIEKNISKIIRFLDSPEAAGLLAGAAAIPFVGAPGVIVFAGSYLVSKKALEMIKKIEF